A single window of Enterobacteriaceae bacterium ESL0689 DNA harbors:
- a CDS encoding flagellar basal body P-ring protein FlgI has product MVKKLFMVLLMSTVMLPASAERIRDLVTVQGVRENALIGYGLVVGLDGSGDQTMQTPFTTQSLNNMLSQLGITVPSGTNMQLKNVAAVMVTAKLPPFARAGQTIDVVVSSMGNAKSLRGGTLLMTPLKGVDNQVYALAQGNVLVGGAGASSGGSSVQVNQLAGGRISNGATIERELPSTFGGSGIINLQLNEEDFTVAQQISDAINNRRGSGTAVPVDARTVQIQVPRGNSSQVRFLADIQNINIKMGILDAKVVINSRTGSVVMNRDVILDSCAVAQGNLSVVVDKQAVVSQPDTPLAGGETVVTPSTKISMQQRGGSLQNVKSSANLNSVIQALNALGATPIDLMSILQAMQSAGCLRAKLEII; this is encoded by the coding sequence ATGGTTAAAAAACTCTTTATGGTGCTGCTGATGAGCACCGTCATGTTACCGGCATCCGCAGAACGGATCCGCGATCTGGTAACGGTACAGGGTGTTCGCGAAAATGCACTGATTGGCTATGGCCTGGTGGTCGGCCTTGATGGTTCCGGCGACCAGACCATGCAGACGCCTTTCACCACCCAAAGTTTAAATAACATGCTCTCCCAGCTTGGCATTACGGTTCCGTCAGGCACCAATATGCAATTAAAAAATGTCGCAGCGGTAATGGTCACGGCGAAATTACCGCCCTTCGCCCGTGCCGGACAAACCATCGATGTGGTGGTTTCGTCTATGGGTAATGCCAAAAGTTTGCGCGGGGGAACACTGTTAATGACACCACTGAAAGGTGTCGATAATCAGGTTTACGCGCTGGCGCAAGGCAATGTGCTGGTCGGGGGGGCGGGTGCCTCATCGGGCGGCAGCAGCGTACAGGTCAACCAGCTGGCGGGCGGGCGTATCAGCAACGGTGCCACCATTGAACGTGAGCTGCCCTCTACGTTTGGCGGCAGTGGCATCATTAATCTGCAACTCAATGAAGAAGATTTTACCGTCGCCCAGCAAATCAGCGATGCGATTAACAATCGCCGTGGCAGTGGTACGGCGGTGCCAGTGGATGCCCGTACCGTTCAGATACAGGTGCCACGGGGGAACAGTTCCCAGGTGCGTTTCCTTGCCGATATTCAGAATATCAATATTAAGATGGGCATCCTCGATGCGAAAGTGGTGATTAACTCACGTACCGGCTCGGTAGTGATGAACCGGGATGTGATCCTCGACTCTTGTGCGGTAGCGCAAGGTAACCTGTCGGTTGTGGTGGATAAACAGGCGGTGGTCAGCCAGCCCGACACCCCACTGGCTGGCGGTGAGACCGTAGTCACGCCAAGCACCAAAATTTCGATGCAGCAACGGGGCGGATCGCTGCAAAACGTCAAGTCCAGCGCTAACTTAAACAGTGTGATTCAGGCATTAAATGCGCTGGGCGCAACGCCGATTGATTTAATGTCCATTCTGCAGGCGATGCAGAGTGCAGGCTGCCTGCGGGCAAAACTGGAAATTATCTGA